The genomic segment CATCGAAACACACCGGCTTTCACCTTTCAATCCCAGGGGTACGGACGTACCCGTGGTTCTGGATCTGATGATCCACGACATTGACATTGTTTTGAGCGTCGTGAGGTCGAACGTGCAAAAGATCAGTGCCAGCGGAGTGCCCATTTTAAGCGACACGCCCGACATCGCCAACGCGCGGCTGGAGTTTGACAACGGATGTGTGGCCAATCTTACGGCCAGCCGGATTTCCATGAAGAAAATGCGAAAATCACGCTTCTTTCAGCGTGATGCCTATATCTCGGTTGACTTTCTGGAACAATCACTGGAGATCATCCGCATGAGGGATATGGACCCCGCAAACACCCATCCCCTGGCCATGGTGATCGACCTGGGTGCTGACAGGGGCTCAAGGGAGTTGCTGATTGAAAAACCGGAAATCAAACCGGTCAATGCTATCCGGTACGAACTGGAAACATTTGCACTTTCCATTATCAATGACACCCCTCCTCCTGTGACCATCATTGATGGTTACAACGCACTTGAGATCGCACACCGGATCATGGATAAGATCAACCACGCCTCCATCAGCCTATGAACAGGACAAGAATTTCATCAACGGCTTCATTCAGAGCCCTTTGCGTGGCGATCTTTGCAGCAACAACCCCCTGGCTGGTGTCCTGTAACCAGGATGATGATTCGCTCATTCCTTCATATATAAGCGTCAACGAGGTTGTGTTGCTTCCCGATCCTTCGAATCAATACCTGCATGGTTCGCTGTCGCACCAGATCACCGATATCTGGGTTTATGTTGAAGACCAGACAAAACAGGAATTCATCGGTGCCTTTGAACTACCGGTAACATTCCCCGTGCTGAAAGAGGGGGCCTGGACACTCCTGATCCGGGCAGGGATCAAGGTGAACGGAATCGCCGAAACCAGGGGCGAGTACCCGTTTTATACGGATTTCAGGACACAGGTCAATCTGGTCAGGGACAGTATTCTTGACATACGGCCTTCTTTTAAATATGCTGATTTCTGCTCATTCGTCTGGCTCGAAGATTTTGAGGACGCCACTGTGTCGGTCCAAAGCTCAAGCAGGAGCGATACGGCATTGACCGTCACCTCTCAACCCGGGGAAGTCTTTGAGCAGGAGTACTCCGGAAAGGTTTCGCTGGACAGCGAGCGGTTCTTTTACGAAGGTTACTCCTCCCAGGCCTTTGATCTTCCCGGTCAGGGCACCGAAGTCTACCTTGAGATGGACTTCAGGACCAATACGGAAGTTGTGGTTGGGCTGATGGTCAATTTTCTGACGGAATCCACCCTGGCTCCTGTCGTTATCCTGAATGAGACCGACGAGTGGAAAAAGATCTATGTCAGCCTGAGAAATGCTGTCAGTACGTATACGACGGCTATTAGCTTTAATGTATTTTTTTCAGCCCAAAAACCGGATGAGCTGCAGGCGTCGCTGATCCTGATCGATAATGTGAAACTGATCCATAAATAGGGGAGACGATGAGCAAGAAAGCACAGGTTGCAAAATATGTGATTGCTGATTTCATTGCAGCAGTCCTGGCATGGAGCTTATTCTTTATTTACAGAAAATATTCATTTTATGCGTATGTTTTTAAGGAACCTGACCTTATTTTTTCGGATCCGAATTTTTACCTGGGTATTGTCATCATACCGCTTTTCTGGCTGATCCTGTACATTCTCAGCGGCGCCTACAAGGATGTTTACAGAAAATCACGGTTGCACGAACTCGGTCAGACCTTGCTGACCACGCTGGTGGGGGCCATTTGCATCTTTTTTGCCTTCATCCTCGACGATTTGATCATTTCCTACCGGACCTATTACCAATCTTTTCTGGTGTTGTACGGGCTGCATTTCTGCTTGACGTATTTTTTCCGGCTGATCCTGACGACCATAACGGTACGCAGGATCCATAACAAGAAGATCGGGTTCAATACCCTTCTCATTGGGAGCAGGAAGAATGCGGTGAATATCTACCACGACGTGGAGAACCAGGTAAAATCAAGCGGTAACAGGTTCAACGGATTTGTTCGGATCTCCGGTGACAAACCCGACCATCTGACGGGCATCCTACCCTGTATGGGTGACATAGGGGATCTCAGGGAAATTATCCGGCAAAATAAGATTGAGGAGGTGATCATTGCCAATGAACGTTCTGAAAAGGACAGTGTGGATGACATCATTTCCCTGCTGGGGGAAACCGGGGTCATTATCAAGATCATCCCGGATATGCGTGACATTCTGATGGGATTTGTCAAGACCTCGGCCATCTGGGGCGCTCCGCTGATTCAGGTTACCACGGAGCTTATGCCCGCCTGGCAGGTGTCGATCAAA from the Bacteroidales bacterium genome contains:
- a CDS encoding Gfo/Idh/MocA family oxidoreductase, whose product is MLKIGVLGAGHLGKIHLKCIREIDKYDLLGFYDPDESNAKEVAGEFQVKPYMSLEELIAQSDVIDIVTPTVSHFQCASLALKQSKHVFIEKPVVTTPWEAMELIKIAREANVKVQVGHVERFNPAFLAARPFIQSPMFIETHRLSPFNPRGTDVPVVLDLMIHDIDIVLSVVRSNVQKISASGVPILSDTPDIANARLEFDNGCVANLTASRISMKKMRKSRFFQRDAYISVDFLEQSLEIIRMRDMDPANTHPLAMVIDLGADRGSRELLIEKPEIKPVNAIRYELETFALSIINDTPPPVTIIDGYNALEIAHRIMDKINHASISL
- a CDS encoding sugar transferase encodes the protein MSKKAQVAKYVIADFIAAVLAWSLFFIYRKYSFYAYVFKEPDLIFSDPNFYLGIVIIPLFWLILYILSGAYKDVYRKSRLHELGQTLLTTLVGAICIFFAFILDDLIISYRTYYQSFLVLYGLHFCLTYFFRLILTTITVRRIHNKKIGFNTLLIGSRKNAVNIYHDVENQVKSSGNRFNGFVRISGDKPDHLTGILPCMGDIGDLREIIRQNKIEEVIIANERSEKDSVDDIISLLGETGVIIKIIPDMRDILMGFVKTSAIWGAPLIQVTTELMPAWQVSIKRIMDIAVALLAMTLLCPLYIFTAIGVLLSSPGPIIYSQERIGLHGKPFRMHKFRSMLRDAEKGTPMLSSKSDSRITSFGKFMRKVRLDEIPQFYSVLIGDMSLVGPRPERQFFIDQIVKRAPHYRVLHKVKPGITSWGQVKYGYAENVEQMIERLKYDILYIENMSIATDLKILIYTVMIVIQGRGK